One genomic segment of Kiritimatiella glycovorans includes these proteins:
- the rplM gene encoding 50S ribosomal protein L13, which yields MKTTMPRETGAQRRWIIIDAAGQPLGRLATFIADRLRGKDRPTFTPHLDTGAFVIVTNASQVKLTGRKESAKMYQDYSGYPSGLKKTPAGRMRARHPDRMITRAVWGMIPKNRLGRSIIRRLKVYPGAEHPHAAQQPEAVEFKA from the coding sequence ATGAAGACCACCATGCCCAGAGAGACCGGCGCGCAGCGTCGCTGGATCATCATTGACGCTGCGGGACAGCCGCTCGGCCGTCTGGCGACGTTCATCGCCGACCGCCTGCGCGGCAAGGACCGGCCCACCTTCACCCCCCATCTGGATACCGGGGCGTTCGTGATCGTGACGAACGCGTCGCAGGTAAAACTGACCGGCCGCAAGGAGTCCGCCAAGATGTATCAGGATTACTCGGGATATCCGAGCGGACTGAAAAAGACCCCGGCGGGCCGGATGCGCGCGCGCCATCCCGACCGCATGATCACCCGCGCGGTGTGGGGCATGATCCCCAAAAACCGCCTCGGACGGAGCATCATCCGCCGGCTTAAGGTCTATCCCGGCGCGGAGCATCCCCATGCCGCCCAGCAACCCGAAGCGGTCGAATTCAAGGCTTAA
- the rpsI gene encoding 30S ribosomal protein S9 yields the protein MSAQQTTSFSATGRRKTAVARAELIPGKGSIEVNGHDSKHFFDGVLMHEALMAPLKVTDTADAYDISLKVKGGGKSGQAGAAAHAIARALVAADESLKPELKKGGFLTRDPRMKERKKPGQPGARKKYQFSKR from the coding sequence ATGAGCGCACAGCAGACCACTTCCTTCAGCGCAACCGGCCGCCGCAAAACCGCCGTGGCCCGCGCGGAGCTCATCCCGGGCAAAGGGAGCATCGAAGTCAACGGCCACGACTCGAAACATTTTTTCGACGGTGTATTGATGCACGAGGCGCTTATGGCGCCGCTCAAGGTCACCGATACCGCCGATGCCTATGATATTTCGCTCAAGGTAAAGGGCGGCGGAAAGTCCGGTCAGGCCGGAGCCGCGGCCCATGCCATCGCCCGGGCGCTCGTTGCGGCCGACGAGTCGCTGAAACCCGAATTGAAAAAGGGCGGTTTTCTCACCCGTGACCCGCGCATGAAGGAACGCAAAAAGCCGGGTCAGCCGGGCGCACGCAAAAAGTATCAGTTCTCGAAGCGCTGA